Proteins co-encoded in one Flavivirga eckloniae genomic window:
- a CDS encoding ParA family protein, with protein sequence MGKIIAIANQKGGVGKTTTSINLAAALGVLEKKILLIDADPQANATSGIGIDIESIEIGTYQLLEHSNIAKDTIMKTESPNLDLIPAHIDLVAIEIELVDKESREYMLKKALKDIKDDYDYILIDCAPSLGLLTLNALTAADAVVIPIQCEYFALEGLGKLLNTIKSVQKIHNPGLDIEGLLLTMYDARLRLSNQVVEEVQKHFNNMVFKTIIQRNVRLSEAPSYGESIINYDASSKGANNYLSLAKEIINKNT encoded by the coding sequence ATGGGTAAAATTATAGCAATTGCTAATCAAAAAGGAGGTGTTGGTAAAACAACAACATCAATAAACTTAGCAGCCGCACTTGGCGTTCTGGAAAAAAAAATATTACTTATTGACGCCGATCCTCAAGCGAACGCAACTTCAGGAATCGGAATTGACATAGAATCTATAGAAATAGGAACCTACCAGCTTTTAGAACACTCAAATATAGCTAAGGATACTATTATGAAAACCGAATCGCCCAACTTGGATTTAATCCCTGCTCATATAGATTTAGTTGCCATTGAAATAGAACTTGTCGATAAAGAGTCGCGTGAGTATATGTTAAAAAAGGCTTTAAAGGATATTAAAGACGATTACGATTATATTTTAATCGATTGTGCCCCATCTTTAGGCTTACTAACATTAAATGCTTTAACAGCTGCAGATGCGGTTGTAATACCAATACAATGTGAGTACTTTGCACTAGAAGGTTTAGGAAAACTATTGAACACTATAAAAAGTGTCCAAAAAATTCATAATCCGGGATTAGACATCGAAGGGTTACTACTTACCATGTACGATGCCCGATTAAGATTATCTAATCAAGTTGTTGAAGAAGTTCAAAAACACTTTAACAACATGGTATTTAAAACCATTATTCAACGTAATGTACGCTTGAGCGAAGCACCAAGTTATGGCGAAAGTATAATTAATTATGATGCCTCTAGTAAAGGTGCAAACAATTACTTAAGTTTGGCCAAAGAAATTATCAATAAAAACACCTAG
- a CDS encoding ParB/RepB/Spo0J family partition protein has product MAKATKKQALGRGLSALLQDPDNDIQSVQDKNADKVIGNIVELEIDSIEVNPFQPRTNFSEESLRELASSIKELGIIQPITVRKLEFNTYQLVSGERRYRASKLIGLKTIPAYIRIANDQESLEMALVENIQRQDLDPIEIALSYQRLIDEIQLTQEQMSERVGKKRSTIANYLRLLKLDPIIQTGMRDGFISMGHGRAIINIEDTTIQLDIYKKILANKLSVRETESLVRNYNDTQEVEVSPKKETVDETPKFIKKGITTFSEYFGHKIDVKVSKNGKGKITIPFHSEEDFNRIKKLVEGAK; this is encoded by the coding sequence ATGGCTAAGGCAACAAAAAAACAAGCTTTAGGAAGAGGATTATCCGCACTATTACAAGACCCTGACAACGATATACAGTCGGTACAGGATAAAAATGCCGATAAAGTTATTGGGAATATTGTTGAATTAGAAATTGATTCCATAGAGGTTAACCCCTTTCAACCACGTACAAATTTTAGCGAAGAATCGTTACGTGAATTAGCATCATCTATTAAAGAATTAGGTATTATTCAACCTATAACTGTTAGGAAGTTAGAATTTAACACCTATCAATTAGTTTCTGGAGAACGTCGATATAGAGCGTCGAAATTAATCGGTTTAAAAACTATTCCTGCATATATAAGAATTGCTAACGATCAGGAATCACTAGAAATGGCCTTGGTTGAAAATATTCAACGTCAAGATCTAGACCCTATTGAAATTGCCTTATCATACCAACGTTTAATTGACGAAATACAATTAACACAAGAACAAATGAGTGAGCGTGTTGGAAAAAAACGCTCTACAATTGCTAATTACTTACGTTTACTAAAACTAGACCCGATCATCCAAACCGGGATGCGAGATGGTTTTATTTCTATGGGACATGGACGTGCCATTATTAATATAGAAGACACTACCATTCAGCTAGATATTTACAAAAAAATACTGGCAAATAAGCTATCTGTTAGAGAAACAGAAAGTTTGGTTCGAAACTATAATGATACCCAAGAAGTAGAAGTATCACCCAAAAAAGAAACTGTTGACGAAACTCCTAAATTCATAAAAAAAGGAATTACTACATTTTCTGAATACTTTGGGCATAAAATTGACGTTAAAGTTTCTAAAAATGGGAAAGGAAAAATTACCATTCCATTCCATTCAGAAGAAGACTTTAATCGTATTAAAAAATTAGTTGAGGGTGCCAAATAA
- a CDS encoding DUF5683 domain-containing protein, producing the protein MPNKSLIVSAIAFLFCFSTIAQEKEKKRKQLPKEVVIDSIIEVKDPINPLSPAKAAFYSAVLPGLGQAYNKKYWKIPLVYGAIGTGIYFYVTNDREYNRYRDAYKRRLAGFEDDEFFFSADGTTRLTSPRVTTESLERGQKFYRKNKEVALLVTIGLYALNIIDANVDAHLLQYNVDDKLSLAPHYKFNEFDATSNLGLTLNFKF; encoded by the coding sequence GTGCCAAATAAATCTCTAATAGTTAGTGCCATTGCCTTTTTATTTTGTTTTTCAACCATAGCTCAAGAAAAAGAAAAAAAAAGAAAACAGCTTCCAAAAGAAGTTGTTATAGATTCCATCATAGAAGTTAAAGATCCTATTAACCCTTTATCTCCAGCCAAAGCAGCATTTTATTCTGCTGTGCTACCTGGACTCGGACAGGCTTACAATAAAAAATATTGGAAAATCCCACTAGTTTATGGCGCTATTGGAACTGGAATTTATTTTTATGTAACAAATGACAGAGAGTATAACAGATATAGGGATGCTTACAAAAGGAGATTAGCTGGTTTTGAAGACGATGAGTTTTTTTTCTCTGCTGATGGTACTACTCGATTAACATCACCTAGAGTAACTACAGAAAGCTTAGAACGAGGACAAAAATTTTATAGAAAAAATAAAGAAGTTGCACTTTTGGTAACCATTGGGCTTTATGCTTTAAATATAATTGATGCCAATGTCGATGCCCATTTGTTGCAATATAATGTAGACGATAAACTATCGCTGGCACCGCATTATAAGTTTAACGAATTTGATGCCACCAGCAATCTTGGATTAACTTTAAATTTTAAATTTTAA
- the dapB gene encoding 4-hydroxy-tetrahydrodipicolinate reductase translates to MNIALLGYGKMGKTIEQIAIKRGHNIVLTIDKGDNDYDITKADVAIDFSIPTVAFNNISNCINNQVPVVSGTTGWLDKYDEAVALCKDKKGAFIYTSNFSLGVNIFFELNKTLAKMMSTLKQYNVSMEEIHHTQKLDAPSGTAISLANDIISKHAGYDNWKLDESGETTIPIVAKRIEDVPGTHTVNYESEVDTINIEHIAHTRQGFALGAVIAAEWIAGKTGVFTMNDVLNIG, encoded by the coding sequence ATGAATATAGCATTACTAGGGTACGGAAAAATGGGGAAAACCATTGAGCAGATTGCTATTAAAAGAGGACATAATATTGTATTAACTATAGACAAGGGTGATAATGATTACGATATCACAAAAGCTGATGTAGCTATAGATTTTAGTATTCCAACTGTAGCTTTTAACAATATTTCTAACTGCATAAATAATCAGGTTCCAGTTGTTTCTGGTACTACAGGTTGGTTGGATAAATATGATGAGGCTGTAGCTTTATGTAAAGACAAAAAGGGAGCTTTTATTTATACCTCTAATTTTAGTTTAGGAGTTAACATCTTTTTCGAGCTTAATAAAACACTTGCCAAAATGATGAGTACGCTTAAACAATACAATGTTAGTATGGAAGAAATTCATCATACACAAAAACTTGATGCGCCAAGTGGTACTGCAATTTCTTTAGCAAACGATATTATTTCTAAACATGCCGGTTACGACAACTGGAAGTTAGATGAAAGTGGCGAAACTACAATCCCTATTGTTGCAAAACGTATTGAAGATGTTCCCGGTACGCACACAGTAAATTACGAAAGCGAAGTAGATACTATTAATATAGAGCATATAGCCCATACAAGACAAGGCTTTGCTTTAGGTGCAGTGATTGCTGCCGAATGGATAGCTGGAAAAACAGGTGTATTTACAATGAACGATGTGTTAAATATTGGTTAA
- the lepB gene encoding signal peptidase I yields the protein MTLSQWFIFILIIQIIHGLGTWKLYTKAGRQAWEAFVPVYNGIVLMKIINRSWWWVILLFLPIVNLIMFPVVWVETARSFGKNSHLDTFLAVVTLGFYNYYLNYATDVSYVENRSLQPKTSGGDWVSSILFAIVAATIVHTYFIQPFTIPSSSLEKSLLVGDFLFVSKFHYGARIPMTTVGAPMVHDTIPKLGTKSYLFNDNFEERKTSWVNKLQLPYLRLPGFEKIDRNEIVVFNQPADTLLDMNDFHPDRNYYKPIDKKTNLVKRCVGVAGDSLEVRNGYVYINGKQNVLPDRAHLQFSYHVQPKTNQFSPKYLKDRYDITDGFGIMPNTNNTYYFSAISDEALAKFKNHPNVAGITPNKREKGVRDPNIFPHDPNYKWNVDFFGPLYIPEEGKTIDINLEVLPLYKRVITEYEGNDLRVEGNQIFINGEVASTYTFKQNYYWMMGDNRHNSIDARAWGFVPFDHVVGKPVFIWMSWDGLKNPRLERFFTTVSGSGKATSYFIPFLVLLFGWIGFNKWRKHKKAKA from the coding sequence ATGACGCTTTCGCAATGGTTTATATTCATATTGATTATTCAAATAATTCATGGCTTAGGTACGTGGAAACTTTATACAAAAGCCGGCAGACAAGCATGGGAAGCTTTTGTACCTGTTTATAACGGCATAGTTTTAATGAAAATCATAAACCGATCTTGGTGGTGGGTTATCCTATTATTTTTACCAATAGTAAACCTAATTATGTTTCCTGTTGTTTGGGTAGAAACCGCTAGAAGCTTTGGCAAAAATTCGCATTTAGACACTTTTTTAGCTGTAGTTACGCTAGGGTTTTACAATTACTATCTAAATTATGCAACAGATGTTAGCTATGTTGAGAACAGAAGCCTACAACCAAAAACATCTGGAGGCGATTGGGTAAGCTCTATTTTATTCGCTATAGTTGCAGCCACAATAGTGCACACGTATTTTATACAACCCTTTACCATACCTTCATCGTCATTAGAAAAATCGTTACTAGTTGGCGATTTCCTTTTTGTAAGTAAATTTCATTATGGAGCTAGAATACCTATGACGACTGTTGGAGCACCTATGGTACACGATACTATTCCTAAATTAGGAACAAAGTCATATCTGTTTAATGATAATTTTGAAGAAAGGAAAACCTCTTGGGTAAACAAACTGCAACTACCTTATTTAAGGTTACCTGGTTTTGAAAAAATAGACCGAAATGAAATTGTCGTTTTTAACCAACCTGCGGATACATTACTGGATATGAATGATTTTCATCCAGACAGAAACTATTATAAGCCTATTGATAAAAAAACCAACCTGGTAAAGCGATGCGTTGGAGTTGCAGGTGATTCGCTCGAAGTTCGAAATGGCTATGTGTACATAAACGGAAAACAAAATGTACTACCAGATAGAGCCCATTTACAATTTAGTTATCACGTACAACCAAAAACAAATCAATTTAGCCCGAAATATCTTAAAGATCGTTATGATATAACAGATGGTTTTGGGATTATGCCAAACACGAATAATACTTATTATTTTTCGGCCATTTCAGATGAAGCCTTAGCAAAGTTTAAGAATCATCCAAATGTTGCCGGTATTACACCAAACAAAAGAGAAAAAGGCGTAAGAGATCCTAACATTTTTCCACATGATCCTAATTACAAATGGAATGTTGATTTTTTCGGACCTCTATATATACCAGAAGAGGGAAAAACGATTGATATAAACTTAGAAGTATTACCATTATACAAGCGTGTTATTACAGAGTATGAGGGCAATGATTTACGAGTAGAAGGAAATCAAATTTTTATTAACGGAGAAGTTGCAAGTACTTATACCTTTAAGCAAAATTATTATTGGATGATGGGAGATAACCGCCATAACTCTATCGATGCACGTGCTTGGGGCTTTGTGCCTTTCGATCATGTTGTTGGTAAACCTGTATTCATCTGGATGAGTTGGGATGGTTTAAAGAATCCACGTTTGGAACGTTTCTTTACTACAGTAAGTGGTAGCGGTAAGGCAACTTCTTATTTCATTCCATTTCTTGTTTTACTATTCGGATGGATTGGATTTAACAAATGGAGAAAGCACAAGAAAGCTAAGGCCTAA
- a CDS encoding WbqC family protein: MNIIIHPTYFPNIAHFVSMVNAKEIVFETDDNFLKQTYRNRTYIYGANGKLALNIPVIHSQKNRQKYRDVKIFNEEKWQSLHWKSLLSAYRTSPFFEYYEDELLPLFNTKADYILDFNFKCLEAIYNCLQLELNTTKSEVYEKTVEDKTDFRHLVNAKKESPQRFDNYTQVFGSKHGFIPNLSILDLLFNEGPNALNYLESQTITAQ, encoded by the coding sequence ATGAACATAATCATACATCCAACATACTTCCCTAACATAGCGCATTTTGTCTCCATGGTAAATGCTAAGGAAATCGTGTTTGAAACTGACGATAATTTTTTAAAACAGACATACAGAAACCGTACTTACATATATGGTGCTAATGGTAAACTTGCCTTAAACATACCAGTTATCCATTCTCAAAAAAACCGTCAGAAGTATCGCGACGTAAAGATTTTTAATGAAGAAAAATGGCAAAGCCTCCATTGGAAATCATTACTTTCCGCATACAGAACATCACCTTTTTTTGAATATTACGAGGATGAACTTCTACCATTGTTTAATACAAAAGCGGATTATATTCTAGACTTCAACTTTAAATGTCTCGAGGCCATATATAACTGCTTACAATTGGAATTGAATACTACAAAATCTGAAGTGTATGAAAAAACAGTAGAAGACAAAACCGACTTCAGACACTTGGTAAATGCAAAAAAAGAATCACCTCAGCGTTTTGACAACTATACACAAGTATTTGGTAGCAAACACGGTTTTATACCTAATCTTAGTATTTTAGACTTACTTTTTAATGAAGGCCCTAATGCATTAAACTATTTAGAATCTCAAACCATAACAGCGCAATAA
- a CDS encoding DUF6122 family protein codes for MLQTFAHYGCHVFIPLLVALIWYKSRWKMAFLIMFSGMWIDIDHLLAAPVFDPNRCSINFHPLHSYYAIAIYLILLFPKKTRLLGLGLVIHIIADIVDCSFM; via the coding sequence ATGTTACAAACTTTTGCCCATTATGGCTGTCATGTTTTCATACCTCTATTGGTTGCTCTAATTTGGTATAAATCCCGTTGGAAAATGGCTTTTTTAATCATGTTTTCTGGCATGTGGATAGACATAGACCATTTACTAGCCGCCCCGGTTTTCGATCCTAATAGGTGTAGCATTAATTTTCACCCGCTTCACTCCTATTATGCCATAGCCATATACCTTATTCTACTATTTCCTAAAAAGACACGTTTATTGGGGTTGGGTTTGGTGATACATATTATTGCAGATATTGTGGATTGCTCGTTTATGTAG
- a CDS encoding endonuclease/exonuclease/phosphatase family protein — protein sequence MNYNVRLFNLYNWIPEKQVESKIVDFIKEEKPEILSIQEYHPHENIDLSFFKYKYEKLSGKKTKYGQAIFSQFPIVNSGSIEFPKTGNNAVFADVVKGADTIRVYNIHLESLHINADVETLKNEDSERLFNRIGATFTMQQFQTELFLKHKEKCSYKMIVCGDFNNTAFSYVYRKIKGDLNDTFREAGSGFGRTYDFKFFPVRIDFIFSDEAFAVNGFKTFNDRYSDHYPIMATLSLDD from the coding sequence ATGAATTACAATGTAAGATTGTTTAATCTCTATAATTGGATTCCTGAAAAGCAAGTAGAGAGCAAAATTGTTGACTTTATTAAGGAAGAGAAACCGGAAATTCTGAGCATTCAGGAGTATCACCCTCATGAAAATATCGACCTTTCTTTTTTTAAGTATAAATATGAAAAGCTTTCTGGTAAAAAAACAAAATACGGACAGGCGATTTTTTCGCAATTTCCTATTGTAAACTCAGGGTCCATTGAGTTTCCTAAAACTGGAAACAATGCTGTTTTTGCCGATGTTGTAAAAGGTGCCGATACCATTAGGGTTTATAATATCCATTTAGAATCCTTGCATATTAATGCGGATGTAGAAACTCTTAAGAATGAGGATTCCGAACGTCTTTTTAACCGTATCGGGGCAACATTTACAATGCAGCAGTTTCAAACAGAATTATTTTTAAAGCATAAAGAAAAATGCTCGTATAAAATGATTGTTTGTGGCGATTTCAACAATACAGCTTTCTCTTATGTATATAGAAAAATTAAAGGTGATTTAAATGACACTTTTAGAGAAGCGGGGAGTGGATTTGGACGTACCTACGATTTTAAATTTTTTCCTGTACGAATCGATTTTATTTTTTCCGATGAAGCCTTCGCTGTAAACGGTTTTAAAACTTTTAACGACCGTTATTCTGATCATTATCCTATTATGGCTACTTTGAGTCTTGATGATTAG
- a CDS encoding rhomboid family protein — MTSLSQDIKDKLSRLNVLEKIIGINVAIYIIGLFLKSNLGWLELPSDFSDFIVQPWAIITYAFLHYDIWHLFFNMLWLYFIGRIFLNLFNPKMALNIYFLGGIAGGLLYMLCYALFPDALGTNSRLLGASGAVRALLIFLCAYMPNKELRVFTFNLKLWYVGVAIVILDVIGVFSGIKNPTGGNSGGYLAHLGGVLLGYLYAKQLLKGQDIGKGFERLMDAVFGVFKSSKKGPLKTVHKNKSKVGGYTRADFHEFNNQKKIDVILDKISKSGYESLTAEEKEFLFRAGKK; from the coding sequence ATGACCTCGTTATCTCAAGATATAAAAGATAAATTGTCTAGGCTTAACGTCTTGGAAAAGATTATAGGCATTAACGTTGCTATTTATATAATCGGGTTGTTTCTTAAGTCTAATTTAGGCTGGTTAGAATTGCCAAGCGATTTCTCAGACTTTATAGTACAACCATGGGCTATTATAACCTATGCCTTCTTGCATTACGATATTTGGCATCTCTTTTTCAATATGCTTTGGTTGTATTTTATTGGGCGTATATTTTTAAATCTGTTTAACCCAAAAATGGCGTTAAATATTTACTTTTTAGGAGGCATTGCTGGAGGGTTATTGTATATGTTATGCTATGCCTTGTTTCCTGATGCACTTGGTACAAATTCGAGGTTATTGGGTGCCTCTGGAGCAGTTCGGGCATTGTTGATATTTCTTTGTGCTTACATGCCTAATAAAGAACTGCGGGTTTTTACATTTAATTTAAAGCTATGGTATGTTGGTGTAGCTATTGTTATACTTGATGTTATAGGTGTGTTTTCTGGAATTAAAAACCCAACAGGAGGTAATTCTGGTGGTTATTTGGCGCATTTGGGAGGCGTATTATTAGGCTATTTATATGCAAAACAACTCTTGAAAGGACAAGATATAGGTAAAGGTTTCGAGCGTTTAATGGATGCTGTATTTGGTGTGTTTAAATCATCGAAAAAAGGACCATTAAAAACAGTACACAAGAACAAATCGAAAGTTGGAGGATATACGAGAGCTGATTTTCATGAGTTTAATAATCAAAAGAAAATAGACGTTATTTTAGATAAGATTAGTAAAAGTGGTTATGAAAGTTTAACTGCCGAAGAGAAAGAGTTTTTGTTTAGAGCAGGAAAGAAATAG
- a CDS encoding rhomboid family intramembrane serine protease, with translation MMRISETVKHLLIINVIMFIGTMFIGKGILFYDWFAMHFPKNEAYQPWQILTHMFMHGGPWHLALNMFGLWMFGTPVEQVLGQKRFLFIYFSAGLGAVALQVGEYYFGFLPTFNELLASGLSESEILQMLSDGKTQGRVSVIQHNYLQEIYPFYKSTMVGASGCIMGILAAFGMMNPNAELMMIFLPIPIKAKYFIPALIAIETILGFTGQSIFGGTSIAHFAHVGGAITGFLIMWYWKKTQFNRNRWN, from the coding sequence ATGATGAGGATTTCAGAAACCGTTAAACACTTACTAATCATTAACGTGATTATGTTTATCGGTACGATGTTTATAGGAAAGGGAATTTTGTTTTATGATTGGTTTGCGATGCATTTCCCAAAGAATGAGGCATATCAGCCTTGGCAAATTTTAACACATATGTTTATGCATGGTGGTCCATGGCATTTGGCTTTAAATATGTTTGGGCTTTGGATGTTCGGTACGCCTGTGGAGCAAGTTTTGGGACAAAAACGTTTCTTGTTTATATATTTTTCTGCGGGTTTAGGAGCAGTTGCATTACAAGTTGGAGAATACTATTTTGGATTTTTACCAACTTTTAATGAATTACTAGCATCTGGATTATCTGAATCAGAAATTTTACAAATGCTTTCAGATGGAAAGACTCAGGGTAGGGTTAGTGTTATCCAACACAATTATTTACAAGAGATTTATCCTTTCTACAAATCAACTATGGTGGGGGCGTCAGGATGTATTATGGGTATACTTGCCGCATTTGGTATGATGAACCCTAACGCAGAACTTATGATGATATTTTTACCAATTCCGATAAAGGCAAAATATTTTATTCCTGCTTTAATTGCCATAGAAACTATTTTAGGATTTACGGGGCAATCTATTTTCGGAGGCACGAGCATTGCACATTTTGCCCATGTTGGAGGTGCAATAACAGGCTTCTTGATTATGTGGTATTGGAAAAAAACGCAGTTTAACAGAAATCGTTGGAACTAA
- the mutL gene encoding DNA mismatch repair endonuclease MutL has translation MADIIQLLPDHVANQIAAGEVVQRPASVVKELLENAIDAGALTIKLIIKDAGKTLIQVIDDGKGMSETDARLSFERHATSKIRTADDLFQLDTKGFRGEALASIAAIAHVELKTKQEGDDVGNVIVIEGSNVVSQEVVVTPKGTSVSVKNLFFNIPARRNFLKSNTVELRHVIDEFQRVALAHPDISFALYNNGSESFNLPVSNYRQRIVNIFGNKTNERLVPVEEETEVLDISGFVGKPEFAKKTRGEQYFFVNNRFIKSAYLNHAIASAFDGLLKNGTHPSYFLNLTVDPQTIDINIHPTKTEIKFDDEHTLYALLRSAVKHSLGQFNIAPVLDFERDPNLDTPYDYKNNTANVPKIEVDRSFNPFQDDTQPKTRTTTTTTYKKEPAANWESLYVGLESKGTQTDQDFSEVHFESEESTPSIFDDEKQVESGNTTHQLHNKYIVSTIKSGMLVIDQHRAHQRILYEELLKNMTVKEAVSQQLLFPLQLHFSAQEITIVKQLKADLENTGFVFSNIDEESVEITGVPVSVPESEVSIILEQLMSDVENEVPDSSFSATDLLAKSMAKSLAIKTGQSLQKDEQEHLVNKLFACKEPNISPTNRSTFITLSVDELDKKFL, from the coding sequence ATGGCAGACATTATCCAGCTCTTACCAGATCATGTGGCTAATCAAATAGCTGCGGGAGAAGTTGTGCAACGCCCGGCATCTGTTGTAAAGGAGCTGCTCGAAAACGCTATTGACGCGGGAGCTTTAACGATTAAACTTATTATAAAAGACGCCGGAAAAACATTAATACAGGTTATTGATGATGGAAAAGGTATGAGTGAGACCGATGCGCGTTTAAGTTTCGAGCGCCATGCTACTTCTAAAATCCGTACGGCCGATGATTTATTTCAATTAGATACAAAAGGATTTCGTGGTGAAGCTTTAGCAAGTATTGCTGCTATCGCTCATGTAGAATTAAAAACAAAACAGGAGGGAGATGACGTTGGTAATGTTATAGTTATTGAAGGTAGTAATGTGGTATCGCAAGAGGTTGTTGTAACACCAAAAGGTACTTCAGTTTCTGTAAAAAATCTGTTTTTTAATATTCCAGCACGACGCAATTTTTTAAAGTCGAATACAGTGGAATTGCGTCATGTTATTGATGAGTTTCAACGTGTAGCATTAGCGCATCCCGATATTAGTTTTGCCTTATATAATAACGGAAGCGAATCGTTTAATTTACCAGTAAGTAACTATAGACAGCGTATTGTAAATATCTTTGGAAATAAAACCAATGAAAGATTGGTTCCTGTTGAAGAAGAAACCGAGGTTCTTGATATTTCCGGATTTGTTGGTAAACCCGAGTTTGCTAAAAAGACAAGAGGCGAGCAGTACTTTTTTGTAAATAACCGCTTTATAAAAAGTGCCTATTTAAACCATGCTATAGCATCGGCATTTGATGGTTTATTAAAAAACGGTACGCACCCAAGCTATTTTTTAAATTTAACGGTAGATCCGCAGACTATCGATATTAACATACACCCTACAAAAACCGAGATCAAGTTTGATGATGAGCATACGCTTTATGCTTTGTTGCGTTCGGCTGTAAAACATAGTTTGGGACAATTTAATATAGCTCCTGTTTTAGATTTTGAACGTGATCCTAATCTTGATACACCCTATGATTATAAGAACAATACGGCGAATGTTCCTAAAATAGAAGTGGATAGAAGTTTTAATCCGTTTCAAGATGACACACAACCTAAAACAAGAACTACAACTACTACAACCTATAAAAAAGAACCAGCTGCAAATTGGGAGAGCTTATATGTTGGATTAGAATCTAAAGGTACACAAACAGATCAGGATTTTAGTGAGGTGCATTTTGAAAGCGAAGAATCTACACCTTCTATTTTTGATGATGAAAAACAAGTTGAGAGTGGAAATACGACACATCAGCTACATAATAAATATATAGTAAGTACTATTAAATCTGGTATGTTGGTTATCGATCAGCATCGGGCGCATCAACGTATTTTATACGAAGAACTTCTTAAAAACATGACCGTTAAAGAAGCGGTGAGTCAACAACTGTTGTTTCCGCTACAGTTACACTTTTCGGCACAGGAAATAACTATTGTAAAGCAATTGAAGGCTGATTTAGAAAATACTGGGTTTGTATTTTCGAATATCGATGAAGAGTCTGTAGAAATTACCGGAGTTCCAGTATCTGTACCCGAAAGTGAAGTGTCTATTATTTTAGAACAATTAATGAGTGACGTAGAAAACGAGGTGCCGGATAGCAGTTTTAGTGCTACTGATTTATTAGCAAAATCGATGGCAAAAAGTTTGGCTATTAAAACGGGGCAATCGTTACAAAAAGATGAACAAGAACATTTGGTTAATAAGTTATTTGCTTGCAAAGAACCAAATATTTCACCCACTAACAGGTCAACATTTATCACATTAAGTGTTGATGAGTTAGATAAAAAATTTTTATAA
- a CDS encoding riboflavin synthase subunit beta, which translates to MGILKLRKNKKFSYKPRYFDDKGEGNPFEIKHKFDEHRKTVGGNTGLKTKFNNAIDDLKNNPDAEVNRRVLIIIAILVLIFLFIIDFDLSIFFS; encoded by the coding sequence ATGGGAATTTTAAAATTGCGGAAAAATAAAAAGTTTAGTTACAAGCCTCGTTATTTTGATGATAAAGGCGAAGGAAATCCATTTGAAATTAAACATAAATTTGATGAACACAGGAAAACAGTTGGTGGGAATACAGGTTTAAAAACAAAATTTAATAATGCTATAGACGATTTAAAAAATAATCCAGATGCAGAAGTTAACAGACGTGTTTTAATAATAATTGCTATTCTTGTTTTAATATTTCTTTTTATTATCGACTTCGATTTATCTATATTCTTTTCTTAG
- the ribH gene encoding 6,7-dimethyl-8-ribityllumazine synthase, whose translation MATVNKNLSDYDKTTIPNASKFRFGIVVSEWNHTITEGLYKGAYDTLIAHGVLPNNIIRWDVPGSFELIYGSKKMQEQMVNAVIAIGSVIQGETKHFDFVCEAVSQGIKDLNVTRETPVIFCVLTDNNMQQAIERSGGKHGNKGTEAAVAAIKMAELRKNS comes from the coding sequence ATGGCTACGGTAAATAAAAATTTATCCGATTACGATAAAACAACAATCCCAAACGCGAGTAAATTTCGGTTTGGGATTGTTGTTTCAGAGTGGAATCATACTATAACAGAAGGCTTATACAAAGGCGCATACGATACTTTGATTGCCCATGGTGTTTTACCAAACAATATAATTCGTTGGGATGTTCCTGGTAGTTTCGAGCTTATTTACGGCAGTAAAAAAATGCAGGAACAAATGGTTAATGCTGTTATTGCCATAGGAAGTGTTATTCAAGGTGAAACAAAACATTTCGATTTTGTTTGCGAAGCCGTGTCTCAAGGCATTAAAGATTTAAACGTAACGCGTGAAACACCAGTTATTTTCTGTGTGCTCACCGATAATAATATGCAACAAGCCATAGAACGATCTGGGGGTAAACATGGTAATAAAGGTACTGAAGCTGCTGTTGCTGCTATTAAAATGGCTGAATTACGGAAGAATAGTTAG